In Benincasa hispida cultivar B227 chromosome 8, ASM972705v1, whole genome shotgun sequence, the sequence tgGCCTTCAGCAGTTCGAGAACACAGATTTTTTCATTCACTCCATTCCAGTGTTCTCTTTTCCTCTCCTAAttcttctatttttgtttttcgagCAGTGGGTTAGAAAGGGTGTGTGTTCCGGACATTAACGGTGCATTTCCGATTGAGTTTCTGGGTTTCTTTGGCTGTTTAATCCTGGGGATGACATGACATTTttcagacctgcttgcacacttgggcagagccaCAACGTAGAGAGCGAGCTCTTCGACAatgagtttctgttttgcaggtttttgCTTTTTGCTTGACCGTCGTGCCTTGACCATTTGCTATTCGTCGTTCTGAGGGTCTTGCCATTTCCAACAATATCTTTTaacaaatgtttaattataagATGAGAGTTTCGAATCACTCTTCACAAAAATGTGATTATAAGCGTGTTCGGGGTGGTTTTCAAATGGTCAAAATTACTTGTGTCATTTTTCAAATCACATTTGTGTAAAATTATATCTTTAACAAATGTTTAAATATAGTGGACATATCTTCACGTCCTATGCCATCATGCCATTAAGTTGAGATCTAGCTTTTTCAATCTTAAAGTGTGTTTAGAATACCtttataagtaaataaattaaatgttttatgtGTTTGATAACCacctaaaataaattttgaaaaaagaattagtttataaaataagttggtttaGAATAAACACTTGAAACCAACTTTTAGAACAATGAATTTTGAGTGTTTAATGGTTAACATCACCTTCATTTGTAAGAGAAACTCTGGCAACCGCCGCGGGCCAACCTCTAACCACCATTTCCAGTAACTATCGTCGCCACCAACCTCTAAGCATTGTTTTTGGTGACTGCCGACGACCACCTCCGACGACTACTTCTGTCGACCTCCATCGGTCAACCTTCGACCACCACTTCTAGCGACCTCCACCGGCCAACCTCTAGTCACCATCTCTAACGATTGCTACCGACCATCATTTCTGACGCTTGCAGGTCAACTTCGGCCATCACCTCCACAAAAAATTCTTTTAgtcatttgaaattaataaaaatagttttaatatataacaaaaaacacttttgaaaaagagttgttaaacacatgtatgtttttattctaaggagttttttttatcaaagtgtttaaatgaaaatacattttcaaaaatatttttacccTAAGTCATTCAAAACAGATCCTTAGTAGTTCAAATAAGAAGATGAGAGCTTTCAATCACTCTTACAAAAATGTGATTATAGACGTATTTGAAGTGATTATGAAATAGtcatgttttaatattttaaattacttttgccattttttgaAATCACTAAAAAACTTGTGTTGAATTATTGAAAAGAGGGACATATATTAACAAGGAAATTCCATTTCACGAGACcatttgtttgaaaatttctCAACATGCATTTAAGTTCAATATCGACTTCTCACATGTTTAAAAATCTGCCGACAtgaatttaagttaaaaaaaaataattattacctattaataatatgtataattaaTATACAACAAATACTATTGGTATTAGGTAACAACTATTACCTAATTTGGTTCCTCTTTTCATTTCTATATTCACTTTCTTCCTTCGTTTTTCTCTCCTctcgtttatttatttattttatttatttatttatttttttttggaaaagctattttttagtaccaaaattttgaaaaataggtaTATTTGGGGcttaaatcaaaatatatatttttagttattcAATATTTTAGAATACATGTATTTGGTTCCTCAGTTTTAGAATGTATATTTTAGTCcttcaatttttaagaataaatttaaaacctcgttcaaatgtttttttttttaaatatttaaaataattatatgacattttggtttgcaaaaaaaaaaaaaaaaagtttttaagtaATAATTTTAGGGAGGAGGGATAATTTcttctaattatttttctaagttaaaacaataaaaaaaaaatagtgcaggggcttattttaaaaaaaatttaaggataaaaaaagacattttgaaaatttagagactaaatacATCTATTATCAAAAACtcgaatattaaaaatatatgtttgaaTACTCATGAATCAAACACATATTCTCCAAAAACTTGAAGgctaaaaaggtaatttttttttatttttatttggacTATTTTCCATAATTCTAATAAAAGGAAGGGGAATTGGAACGTATGACAAATTTTAAGTTCTGGTTTTAAAAAATGGCAAAACTGGCAAATAACAAGATTTATGACAACTCACGTGACATGCACATGACCATGAATTTTCAAATCCCTATTTTATCCTTGTCTAGTTCATAGCTTTTGTTACACGGTAAGTGTAGAAttacaattttgattttaatttataatatatctttaaattttatattattttatttgtttttttattattttaaatttggattattttttttatcttgattaggattttacttaatattttatacatattatcatctattcaaattatatattttatttaaattttatcatttttgtattttttaatcatattttattcattatcatcttattatattatataccattaatttgtctttttgaCAAATAAATAAGTATCCACTCTTGCAATCTTGTTGTTTTTGCTATGCCTCTACAACGAGTTAGGTTTGTTTTGTGGTTGAcggagttataaatatagtgtaGTTGTTGAAacttaaatgaaaatggaattatgaATACAATGTAATTGTAAGTACACGAACTCCCTTTCTGATTTTTCTCTAACTACTTATTGAACTAATCACGATAAAGAAAAACTTCATGATTTCTCTcttcaatttatatttgaatttatctattattatcaaatttgattttatccaattaactttcaatttgtttaaatctttgttacaaatttaattgtatatagatatttttttcattactttatacatattgttatcaaattaatttgatattttttccttCATATTTTCAATGTTTTCAATTTCTCATATAGAAATACGTAAAAATGACTTGTTCTACTTAAAAGGAAATAATATGATTGggaattaaactttaaatatatgaaacatatgaatatatatatatatatatgtatgttttatttagtttaatattaatattaatatcattattattgttaccatcattatcattatcattattatttattaaaataagataataaaACACCCTacatctcatcttcttcttcatctttttcacTTAGCCGCCCctcaaaatctctttttctcctttcgAATCTCATATCTGCAATTGTTGATTCAACAACCCTTTCTTGAATTCCATCATCTTGGCTAGTTTTTAACGACCACTCTTGCCAGGTCGTCGACCTTTTTTGGTCGCACACATATTTcctgtttttgtttttactttGAACATCGTTTTAAACAATAGCACTTTGGGATTGATAATGTTTAAAGTTTGCTTTCAAGATCCTAGAACAGAATGGTCACATGGAATGAAGACAATGAAACCCCTTACAACTAGTTTGATGTCAAATGCAATAATATTTCAATTAGTCACATCGTCTTGAAGTTTCGATTCCTTCAAATATTCACTTACCAACAACAACTTCATTGGTATGATCaactttgctctttctcacCTTGGAGGAAGTCTATTATTGTAGACATCTATAAATTTCTAATGACCCCCAAAGCTTGGTCATCATCTTCCCTTGCATACACGCGTTCTAGAGGCCGCTGGAAGCGTTAACCATATTGGGCGATTCTTAATTTTTGCTTCTGGAATGTTTAGATACTGTATATTTATGGTTCTAAAATGTTTAAGTATAATGTATTTATGGTATTCGTATTGTTTTTGAAGTAGTTTATCTTtgcattatttaatttttttttgttttaaggtagttttgtcatttactaattagtattttctattatatatatatatatattcatttttctatttttctatttttgaaatatttttaccatttttccaaatgaaacttCAAAATTTGCTATTTCTTTTGTCAGCCCTAAAAATGAGCGTCTCAAGCTTTATTTTGAGCTGCTTTCCTTTTTCTCCAACTTCCCTTTTTCTCCAACTCCCATCTTTACAAGGGTGTTAAGAAAACTTATTGACTCGAAAAACTGATCAACATAATCCAACTCGTGTGGTTGGGGTTGAATTATCAGCTCATTTGGATTGgattgagttcaaataaatgaaaattttatgagttggattggttcatggattcacctaatataacccaaaccaattcgaatttattattaactttaaaatatatatttttttgtgacTTATGATACAATTGTTTATACATATAtcgatttttagttttatttaattttattactttttttttgaataatttatattccaacaactcttaaaaatagtttcggagtactttaaaaagaaaattttcattatataaattgaaattgagttgttaatcttaatttaatatataaaaataattaaatcaaatttttatatatttgcattttacttttctttagaacaaaattttaaataaatgactagACTAACCTAAACCAATCaaactcaaatatttcatggttggattaggttcaattcattttttaattagggctatttaggttaaaaaaatttacaacccgtACAATtaggttgggtctaaaaagatCTTTCAATCAAACTCAACCCCTACTTCTCTATTCTcactttctcttattttctctcttttctcttccattttctttcttctttcataGGCTTTCTTTTCTCCCtttctttcatttattattattattttttgttttcatctcacatgtttttttcatttattttataccatTTTCTTTACCAAAACCAATCAAAATTGACCAATCGATTAATGACGTTacatcataaaaataaataaaatctattGACAAAAACCGACATGTTGATAGCCAGCACCACTTTTATCCCAAAATTGACGTGAATCGACCGATGATTGATCACCTTaagaaatgaattaaaaattcTCTCCTTCATTTTACATCTTTGCTTTGTGAGTTcatgcaaaataaaattttaaatttctaataatttagtcaataacatatactttaaattttttgaCATAAATATATACCTTAATTAGTTTAATGATTTGATAGATGCTTCTTAAAGTTACGAAACTTAATAAACAAGTTTAAATATCTATtagacaattttaaaaattaaaagatcaaataggcacaaatttaaaagttggtAAACTAAACTATAATTCAATTCCaaatttgtatctaatagatttAGAAACTTGGAAAATGTCTACATTTGAAAATAAGATGAAGAACCAAATAGAAGCATAACCAAAAGATATAAACTAAActttaatttaacttttatttatatataataattttactTTATAGTGCTAGCTTCTTTAGACAAAAGATATCAACTACCTTATCATCCTTTCTTTTCCGAAGACaacgacgacgacgacgacgacgactCCTTTGACttctcttcctttcttttcttcttctcctccgcTGCTCTCTTCAGCTCTTTCAAGCTCTCAATTAACCTACGAAGCGAAATATCCGCCTCTTCTTGCCGTGATTTCGGCATTAGATTCTCTGCAACGTCCGCCGGCGTCATTTTTGCATCTGTAATAAGCTCTTTAATCTCCTTAAAAAGCTCATGCGTCTCAACATTCAAGTAGTTCTTAGCCAACACTTTGAAAGCTTCATAGCTACAATAAGAaagctctatgtgtttgtccaTTCTACCTCTTCGAATCAATGCCGGATCAAGCTTCTCCACATGATTTGTTGTGAAAACAATCAGCCTCTCTCCGCCGCACGCCGACCAAATTCCGTCGATGAAATTCAACAATCCAGATAGAGTTACTCTGGTTTtcacctcttcttcttctttcttcggTTCCTTAATTGCTTTCTCCTTTACTTTCTCCTCTTCCTTCGAGCTTTCTTCTTTCTTGATTTTCCTTTGCCCTGTGAGTTCCAATGAACAATCAATATCTTCAATCACGATTATCGATTTACTCGTCGTCTCAATTAAAAGCTTCCGAAGCTCTGTATTGTCCTTCACTGCTGTTAATTCCAAATCGTAAACGTCATAGTTCAACAAATTAGCCATGGCGGCGATCATCGTCGATTTCCCCGTCCCCGGCGGGCCGTACAGAAGGTAACCTCGTTTCCACGCCTTGCCGATTCGAGCATAATACTCCTTACTTTGGCTAAATGTAAGTAAATCTTCTATAATCTCTTGCTTTTTCTCTGGATCCATGCCGATTGTGTCAAAATTTGCAGGATGCTCGAAATAAACTTCGCTCCACATCGTCGATTGCCGGTGAGGTAGCCATCGATTTCCTGTTCCATTAGTGTAAAGCTTCCTTCGTCTCCGATTCATTCTGATTTCTTTCCCTTCCTTCAGTACGTGCTTCAGATACGATTCTTTTACGAGTTCTCGATGCTTCTTGTGAAATTTAAGCTGGTAATATCTCCGATCGGGTTCTGGATACAGGGAGGTGGATTTCTTTGTCGATCCGGCGATTTTGGTCAAAGTCCACCAGAACTCGGCGTTTTCATACTCATCGGTAACTCTTTCGTACTCATCCATACTCAATGTGAAGTTTTTCTTGCTTTCCCCGACCTCAGCTTTGAGTCTTCTGGCGTCATCCGAAAGTTTATTGCTCAGATAAGCTTCAACCGCCGCGAAGGCTTTGTTTCGACTGAGACGATCGCCGGCGAATTCGTAGATTGCGATTCGAATGTACGGACTAGGATAGATGTAATCGAAGAACTTGCCTAAATATGAATGGAAATATTGGCGGAGACCGTGAGGACAGTATTGACGGATGATTGACCAGGCGAACATGATCGTCGCGAGTGTAGAGCTTGTTGATGTTAAAAGCTCCGTCATCGTCAGAGGCCTCCTTCTGACGACCACCTTGCCGTCGCGGCCGTCGGAGTTTTCGGTTCCGTTCCTCTTCGACCTTCGGGAAATAGAATCCATGGAAATTACGTTCTGTGAACAGAGGAATTGGAAATTTTGGACAGAGTGAAGGGGAAGAAGACTAAGTGGAAGTACTTTTAGAAACAAATTAGTGAGGTCATCGTTGACTCATTACCTAACCAAAATATGCATTATTGACGAGAAAAATGAATACAAAATGACTGCGATACGTGGCAGCCTATGATTGGGAGCAGTTTCTTGTATCTTTATCTAATTTACTTTAATAGGATTTGTGTGTTTCTAATAGTTACCTCTGTTAAAGAGCATCTGGTGcatgataaaagtagagagttgagttgttgagttggtaattattatctatGTTTGGTGTGCACAGTTGAGTTTGGAAGTCTGTGTTTGAGTGCATAGTTGAATTGAATTGAGTTGAGGTATCTGATGCAATTTTTGTCGATGAGATttgttcattttattttattttgttttgttttgctttgttattgttgattaattttcaactatacacatattttctcaaatcttttatgacataaactagacaatctcaattttttttatctcaatttGTAAAACATAACATATTACTTTCTAtgaatacttttaaaaaattgtaataattctaattctcgTCAATTTGTAAAACATACCACCAAAATACATGTCATATTATTGCTCAATTACTAatgaattggtatattgtatgtatgtatattgaatcttgctaactgaacattattatttcacatattgTACACATAAACTTgaataactaaataaattaacaGTTTATGTTTATATCATATGGATTGTATATCTGGAACTGAAGT encodes:
- the LOC120083829 gene encoding AAA-ATPase At3g28580-like is translated as MDSISRRSKRNGTENSDGRDGKVVVRRRPLTMTELLTSTSSTLATIMFAWSIIRQYCPHGLRQYFHSYLGKFFDYIYPSPYIRIAIYEFAGDRLSRNKAFAAVEAYLSNKLSDDARRLKAEVGESKKNFTLSMDEYERVTDEYENAEFWWTLTKIAGSTKKSTSLYPEPDRRYYQLKFHKKHRELVKESYLKHVLKEGKEIRMNRRRRKLYTNGTGNRWLPHRQSTMWSEVYFEHPANFDTIGMDPEKKQEIIEDLLTFSQSKEYYARIGKAWKRGYLLYGPPGTGKSTMIAAMANLLNYDVYDLELTAVKDNTELRKLLIETTSKSIIVIEDIDCSLELTGQRKIKKEESSKEEEKVKEKAIKEPKKEEEEVKTRVTLSGLLNFIDGIWSACGGERLIVFTTNHVEKLDPALIRRGRMDKHIELSYCSYEAFKVLAKNYLNVETHELFKEIKELITDAKMTPADVAENLMPKSRQEEADISLRRLIESLKELKRAAEEKKKRKEEKSKESSSSSSSLSSEKKG